A stretch of the Xiphophorus couchianus chromosome 15, X_couchianus-1.0, whole genome shotgun sequence genome encodes the following:
- the LOC114159164 gene encoding uncharacterized protein LOC114159164 isoform X2: MKCAFKVHMPQQQSDDSESEEDNLDDEHLWEDINSEEDIDLPWSSGERLSCFAHSLQLVVHDGMKEVKTISRTIAKTSKFATLLHSSSQFKDKFEAAFGTNKSVPAANTTRWNSTFKQVQALTTLEHKSLSEMCNKDYEDVVFSAREWNQLKELCIVLSPFAEATELTQGERSVTISMVVPTVLDLNTHLLKMEETRMQCRPLVRALQQSLVKRFSGIFTKTNMAKDSGREEPFNHDVYFFAAMLDPQFGLSWVDLDVTNGGNAASVKKFRDELKKTLTDTLIFGVENMESTDDKCSEAMNVDPTSHSPPAKCPRLLSRYKAHKKHSSSVQNSSIATQLNRYFNDIRDCDSDNALAFWGENQSKYPQLHNLALKVLSVPASSAPVERVFSRGGIVMRPHRARLGAKMLQSLIFLKCNETLL, from the exons ATGAAATGTGCTTTCAAAGTACACATGCCCCAGCAGCAATCTGATGACAGTGAGAGTGAAGAGGATAATTTAGATGACGAGCACTTGTGGGAGGACATTAATTCAGAGGAAGACATTGACTTACCATGGTCATCTGGTGAACGTCTTTCCTGCTTTGCACACTCTCTCCAGTTAGTTGTGCATGATGGTATGAAGGAGGTCAAGACCATTTCTCGCACCATAGCAAAAACGTCAAAGTTCGCAACCCTTTTACATAGCAGCTCACAATTTAAAGATAAGTTTGAGGCTGCATTTGGCACCAATAAAAGTGTTCCAGCTGCAAATACAACTCGTTGGAACAGTACATTTAAACAAGTACAGGCCCTTACAACTCTAGAACACAAATCACTCAGTGAAATGTGCAACAAAGACTATGAGGATGTCGTGTTCAGTGCGCGGGAGTGGAACCAGCTAAAGGAGCTATGTATAGTTCTTTCTCCATTTGCTGAAGCAACAGAGCTGACCCAAGGGGAAAGATCAGTGACTATTAGTATGGTGGTTCCAACTGTACTGGACTTGAACACACACCTCCTCAAGATGGAGGAGACCCGAATGCAGTGCCGGCCGTTGGTCAGAGCCCTCCAGCAGTCTCTGGTGAAAAGATTTTCTGgaatctttacaaaaacaaacatggccaaAGACAGTGGAAGAGAGGAACCTTTTAACCATGATGTGTACTTCTTTGCTGCCATGCTGGATCCACAGTTTGGCTTAAGCTGGGTGGATTTAGATGTTACCAACGGAGGTAATGCAGCATCGGTGAAGAAGTTCAGAGATGAACTTAAGAAGACACTGACAG acacaTTGATCTTTGGGGTGGAGAACATGGAGAGTACAGATGACAAGTGCTCAGAAGCCATGAATGTGGATCCAACCAGTCATTCGCCACCAGCCAAATGCCCTCGACTTCTGTCACGCTACAAGGCACATAAGAAGCACAGCTCCTCTGTCCAGAATTCAAGTATTGCAACACAATTAAACAGATACTTTAATGATATAAGAGACTGTGACAGTGACAATGCTCTTGCCTTCTGGGGAGAAAACCAGTCCAAATATCCTCAACTGCACAATTTGGCTTTGAAAGTGCTATCCGTCCCTGCCTCCTCTGCACCAGTGGAAAGGGTTTTTAGTCGAGGAGGCATTGTAATGAGACCCCATCGTGCACGTTTAGGTGCAAAAATGCTGCAGTCTCTAATCTTTCTGAAGTGCAATGAAACCTtactttaa
- the LOC114159164 gene encoding uncharacterized protein LOC114159164 isoform X1 has product MSAKSSVIKFGYLNHKQYICKATLRKKHTAQCKFCSASLSETVGTTSNFYRRHLERKHKERFLEYKAGQQSDVTQPTISLFTQKVQLYSPQSPRQQAISEAIVQDLIIGCCLPLSLVENGHFKHFLEVLDSKYTPISRKTVSERRIPELVRKVKETVLEKLKTQSSVSLTTDLWSDRRLRSFLGVTAHVCYKSKDCYALESYLLDCRRFTGRHTGEHIASAFEEITEEYGIRDKISYIITDNAPNMKCAFKVHMPQQQSDDSESEEDNLDDEHLWEDINSEEDIDLPWSSGERLSCFAHSLQLVVHDGMKEVKTISRTIAKTSKFATLLHSSSQFKDKFEAAFGTNKSVPAANTTRWNSTFKQVQALTTLEHKSLSEMCNKDYEDVVFSAREWNQLKELCIVLSPFAEATELTQGERSVTISMVVPTVLDLNTHLLKMEETRMQCRPLVRALQQSLVKRFSGIFTKTNMAKDSGREEPFNHDVYFFAAMLDPQFGLSWVDLDVTNGGNAASVKKFRDELKKTLTDTLIFGVENMESTDDKCSEAMNVDPTSHSPPAKCPRLLSRYKAHKKHSSSVQNSSIATQLNRYFNDIRDCDSDNALAFWGENQSKYPQLHNLALKVLSVPASSAPVERVFSRGGIVMRPHRARLGAKMLQSLIFLKCNETLL; this is encoded by the exons ATGTCGGCCAAATCATCGGTTATAAAATTTGGCTATTTAAATCACaaacaatacatttgtaaagcaACATTGAGAAAAAAGCATACAGCGCAATGTAAGTTCTGCAGTGCTTCACTATCAGAGACGGTGGGGACTACGTCCAACTTTTATCGACGACACCTTGaaagaaagcacaaagaaaG GTTCCTGGAATACAAGGCAGGGCAACAGAGTGATGTCACACAGCCAACAATATcgttatttacacagaaagtgCAGCTCTACAGCCCACAATCGCCAAGGCAGCAAGCCATCAGTGAAGCCATTGTTCAAGATTTGATCATTGGATGTTGTCTGCCCCTCTCCCTCGTGGAAAATGGACACTTTAAACACTTTCTTGAAGTCCTGGACAGTAAATACACACCAATCTctagaaaaacagtttctgagAGACGAATTCCAGAATTGGTCAGAAAAGTCAAGGAAACTGTCTTGGAGAAACTGAAGACCCAGTCGTCTGTGTCATTAACAACTGACCTTTGGTCTGATCGCAGGCTACGCTCCTTTCTTGGGGTGACTGCCCATGTGTGCTACAAATCTAAAGATTGCTATGCACTTGAATCCTACCTGCTGGACTGTAGGCGTTTTACAGGGAGGCATACTGGAGAGCACATTGCGTCTGCCTTTGAGGAGATCACTGAGGAATATGGTATTCGTGACAAAATTAGCTATATCATAACAGACAATGCACCCAATATGAAATGTGCTTTCAAAGTACACATGCCCCAGCAGCAATCTGATGACAGTGAGAGTGAAGAGGATAATTTAGATGACGAGCACTTGTGGGAGGACATTAATTCAGAGGAAGACATTGACTTACCATGGTCATCTGGTGAACGTCTTTCCTGCTTTGCACACTCTCTCCAGTTAGTTGTGCATGATGGTATGAAGGAGGTCAAGACCATTTCTCGCACCATAGCAAAAACGTCAAAGTTCGCAACCCTTTTACATAGCAGCTCACAATTTAAAGATAAGTTTGAGGCTGCATTTGGCACCAATAAAAGTGTTCCAGCTGCAAATACAACTCGTTGGAACAGTACATTTAAACAAGTACAGGCCCTTACAACTCTAGAACACAAATCACTCAGTGAAATGTGCAACAAAGACTATGAGGATGTCGTGTTCAGTGCGCGGGAGTGGAACCAGCTAAAGGAGCTATGTATAGTTCTTTCTCCATTTGCTGAAGCAACAGAGCTGACCCAAGGGGAAAGATCAGTGACTATTAGTATGGTGGTTCCAACTGTACTGGACTTGAACACACACCTCCTCAAGATGGAGGAGACCCGAATGCAGTGCCGGCCGTTGGTCAGAGCCCTCCAGCAGTCTCTGGTGAAAAGATTTTCTGgaatctttacaaaaacaaacatggccaaAGACAGTGGAAGAGAGGAACCTTTTAACCATGATGTGTACTTCTTTGCTGCCATGCTGGATCCACAGTTTGGCTTAAGCTGGGTGGATTTAGATGTTACCAACGGAGGTAATGCAGCATCGGTGAAGAAGTTCAGAGATGAACTTAAGAAGACACTGACAG acacaTTGATCTTTGGGGTGGAGAACATGGAGAGTACAGATGACAAGTGCTCAGAAGCCATGAATGTGGATCCAACCAGTCATTCGCCACCAGCCAAATGCCCTCGACTTCTGTCACGCTACAAGGCACATAAGAAGCACAGCTCCTCTGTCCAGAATTCAAGTATTGCAACACAATTAAACAGATACTTTAATGATATAAGAGACTGTGACAGTGACAATGCTCTTGCCTTCTGGGGAGAAAACCAGTCCAAATATCCTCAACTGCACAATTTGGCTTTGAAAGTGCTATCCGTCCCTGCCTCCTCTGCACCAGTGGAAAGGGTTTTTAGTCGAGGAGGCATTGTAATGAGACCCCATCGTGCACGTTTAGGTGCAAAAATGCTGCAGTCTCTAATCTTTCTGAAGTGCAATGAAACCTtactttaa